Proteins co-encoded in one Sebastes umbrosus isolate fSebUmb1 chromosome 20, fSebUmb1.pri, whole genome shotgun sequence genomic window:
- the dusp29 gene encoding dual specificity phosphatase DUPD1, translating into MASHKSKTGTKINVTKAAEESSPVDEYVTPGGYELEKILNRGSVAYTHVNEVWPHVYIGDEETAKDKHNLKRLGITHILNAAEGTWNNVDTGAGYYSDMAVVYYGVVAEDVTTFDISQYFHSAARFIEETLSNPQNKLLVHCVMGRSRSATLFLAYLMICEKMTVVDAIEHVKRCRRIIPNWGFMKQLRELDMQLHEPIEERTKQS; encoded by the exons ATGGCTTCTCACAAGTCAAAGACTGGAACCAAGATAAATGTTACAAAGGCTGCGGAGGAATCCAGTCCAGTGGATGAATATGTCACACCTGGGGGCTATGAGCTGGAGAAAATCTTAAACCGTGGGAGTGTGGCTTACACTCATGTCAACGAGGTCTGGCCTCATGTCTACATCGGGGACGA GGAGACTGCAAAGGACAAGCACAATCTGAAGAGGTTGGGGATTACGCACATCTTGAACGCAGCAGAGGGGACGTGGAACAATGTGGACACTGGAGCTGGTTACTATAGTGATATGGCCGTCGTCTATTACGGCGTGGTAGCAGAAGACGTCACAACCTTTGACATCAGCCAGTATTTCCACTCTGCTGCCCGGTTTATAGAAGAAACACTGAGCAATCCTCAGA ATAAACTGCTGGTGCACTGTGTGATGGGAAGGAGTCGGTCTGCCACACTCTTCCTCGCCTACCTCATGATCTGTGAGAAGATGACGGTGGTCGACGCCATCGAGCACGTGAAGAGATGCAGGAGGATCATCCCCAACTGGGGCTTCATGAAACAGCTGAGAGAGCTGGACATGCAGCTCCATGAGCCAATAGAAGAGAGGACAAAGCAGAGCTGA